The proteins below come from a single Rosa rugosa chromosome 2, drRosRugo1.1, whole genome shotgun sequence genomic window:
- the LOC133734672 gene encoding uncharacterized protein LOC133734672, translated as MGLRKLINHQKCRQSYIFLASLVLGFACVIHQVQEASKYKVLRSFTSQALKTSRMHSISCVTYEARFLCFNNSVDMRKANMDFLHPCTANRVTELPGFKDEVHISVYPSSSLPHVYQWHSGADG; from the exons ATGGGTTTGAGAAAGCTAATTAACCATCAAAAGTGCAGGCAGTCATATATCTTTCTTGCATCTTTGGTTCTCGGATTTGCCTGTGTAATTCATCAAGTGCAAGAGGCCTCCAAGTACAAG GTGTTAAGAAGCTTCACATCTCAGGCATTGAAAACTTCCAGAATGCACAGTATTAGTTGTGTCACCTATGAAGCCAGATTCCTCTGCTTCAACAATTCT GTAGACATGAGGAAGGCGAATATGGATTTTTTGCATCCATGTACTGCTAATAGAGTAACTGAGCTTCCCGGGTTTAAAGATGAAGTTCATATCAGTGTATACCCATCCTCTTCACTCCCTCATGTTTATCAGT GGCATTCCGGAGCAGATGGGTGA
- the LOC133733557 gene encoding kunitz type trypsin inhibitor 104-like: MKSMNLIGSLSCCMWLVMAMATAAQDSAPVLDTSGQALQSGVDYYIKPAITDNGGRFTLINRNDSCPLYVGQENTSGPKGYPVTFAPFAEGETVVRVGRDQKITFSASTICVQSTAWKVGETQSETQRRLIVTGIDQNEGLPGPAGNYFRINKQADHDGVYNLQWCPTEVCPTCRFICGDVGALVENDKRLLALDGSVLPVVFEKA, encoded by the coding sequence ATGAAGTCCATGAATTTGATCGGAAGCTTGAGCTGTTGCATGTGGCTAGTGATGGCCATGGCAACCGCAGCCCAAGATAGCGCTCCAGTGCTCGACACCTCTGGGCAGGCTCTTCAATCCGGTGTAGACTACTACATCAAACCCGCCATCACCGACAACGGCGGCCGTTTCACTTTGATCAACCGAAATGACTCCTGTCCTTTGTATGTTGGTCAAGAAAACACCTCAGGCCCCAAGGGCTACCCGGTGACCTTTGCACCTTTCGCAGAGGGTGAGACGGTGGTAAGAGTGGGTAGGGATCAGAAGATCACATTCTCTGCATCCACAATCTGTGTGCAATCGACTGCATGGAAGGTGGGTGAGACTCAGTCCGAGACCCAAAGGAGATTGATTGTCACCGGAATTGATCAAAACGAAGGCCTACCAGGTCCGGCCGGAAACTACTTCAGGATTAATAAACAGGCAGATCATGATGGCGTCTACAACCTGCAGTGGTGCCCTACAGAAGTGTGCCCGACATGCAGGTTCATTTGCGGAGATGTGGGTGCTTTGGTTGAGAATGACAAGAGGCTGTTGGCCTTGGATGGTTCTGTGCTTCCTGTTGTCTTCGAGAAGGCTTAA
- the LOC133728345 gene encoding protein SRG1-like, protein MEKKEDSSSWVYGGSHLVPCVQELAKNPITTIPPRYLQQDYNDDDAQDQLNKINTNEMRSSVQPEIPFIDFKKLLSQQESNNFDELSRLHLACKEWGFFQLVNHGVSSSLMEKMKTEIQDFFNLPIEEKKRFWQHPGDVEGFGQAFVVSEEQKLDWADIFFLTTLPVQMRKPHLFPELPTPFKDTLEIYSMELENLAMAILTQMENALKIEAKELTKSFVGGMQSMRMNYYPPCPQPEKVIGLTPHSDAVGLTILLQVNEILEGLQVKKDGIWFPVKPLPDAFIVNVGDILEIQTNGTYRSSEHRAIVNSKKERLSIATFYSPRLDGEICPEPSLITEETHAAYTSIGVQDFFTALFARKLQGKSFLDDLRL, encoded by the exons ATGGAGAAAAAGGAAGATAGCAGCAGCTGGGTGTATGGTGGTTCTCATCTTGTTCCTTGTGTTCAAGAATTAGCTAAAAATCCCATAACCACCATTCCACCGAGATACCTACAGCAAGATTACAATGATGATGATGCTCAAGACCAACTGAACAAGATCAATACCAATGAGATGCGCAGTTCTGTACAACCTGAAATACCATTCATTGACTTCAAGAAACTGCTCTCCCAGCAAGAATCAAACAATTTTGATGAACTATCTAGGCTCCACTTAGCTTGCAAAGAGTGGGGTTTCTTCCAG CTGGTAAACCATGGTGTGAGCTCTTCTTTGATGGAGAAAATGAAGACAGAAATTCAAGACTTCTTCAACCTCCCgatagaggagaagaaaaggtTTTGGCAGCATCCAGGAGACGTGGAGGGTTTTGGACAGGCCTTTGTCGTTTCTGAAGAGCAAAAACTTGATTGGGCTgacattttcttcctcaccaCCCTTCCTGTCCAGATGAGGAAGCCTCACTTATTCCCGGAGCTCCCTACTCCTTtcaa AGACACCTTGGAGATTTACTCAATGGAATTGGAAAACCTAGCCATGGCTATCCTAACCCAAATGGAAAATGCTTTAAAAATTGAAGCCAAGGAATTGACCAAGTCGTTTGTAGGTGGAATGCAATCCATGAGGATGAACTATTATCCTCCATGTCCACAGCCGGAGAAAGTCATCGGCCTTACTCCTCATTCGGACGCCGTAGGTCTAACCATCCTCCTGCAAGTCAATGAAATATTGGAAGGTCTCCAAGTCAAGAAGGATGGGATTTGGTTTCCTGTTAAGCCACTTCCAGATGCCTTCATTGTCAACGTCGGAGACATTTTAGAG ATTCAAACAAATGGAACTTATCGTAGCAGCGAGCATCGAGCAATTGTCAACTCTAAAAAAGAAAGACTGTCAATCGCGACATTTTACAGCCCGAGACTTGATGGCGAAATTTGTCCAGAACCTAGCTTGATCACTGAAGAAACACATGCTGCATATACAAGCATCGGAGTGCAAGATTTCTTCACAGCCTTATTTGCACGTAAGCTTCAAGGAAAATCCTTTCTTGATGATCTTAGATTATAA
- the LOC133728344 gene encoding protein SRG1-like, whose protein sequence is MEIVKEESSSWVCGVSHLVPSVQELAKKPITTLPPRYIQQDLDDGDARDQKNKIDSDDACSSVQPEIPTINFKKLLSRKESNSSHDSDELARLHLACKEWGFFQLVNHGVSSSLLEKIKTEIQDFFNLSVEEKKRLWQHPEEMEGFGQLFVVSEEQKLDWADVFFLTTLPVQMRKPHLFPELPTPFKDTLEIYSLELNNLAMAILTQMENALKIDAKELTELFEDGMQSMRMNYYPPCPQPEKVIGFTPHSDASGLTILLQVNEIEGLQIKKDGIWVPVKPLPDAFIVNIGDALEIKTNGTYRSIEHRAIVNSEKERLSIATFCNPRFDGEIGPASSLITEQTPAAYTRIGVQDYTKAFFARKLQGKSFLDDLKV, encoded by the exons ATGGAAATAGTAAAGGAAGAGAGCAGCAGCTGGGTATGCGGTGTTTCTCATCTTGTTCCTTCTGTTCAAGAATTAGCCAAGAAGCCCATAACCACCCTTCCACCCAGATATATACAGCAAGATCTCGATGATGGTGATGCTCGAGACCAAAAAAACAAGATCGATTCCGACGACGCGTGCAGTTCTGTACAACCTGAAATACCAACCATCAACTTCAAGAAACTGCTTTCCAGGAAAGAATCGAACAGTTCTCATGATTCTGATGAACTAGCTAGGCTCCACTTGGCTTGCAAAGAGTGGGGTTTCTTCCAG TTGGTAAACCATGGGGTGAGCTCTTCTTTGTTGGAGAAAATTAAGACAGAAATTCAAGACTTCTTCAACCTCTCGgtagaggagaagaaaaggtTATGGCAGCATCCAGAAGAAATGGAGGGTTTTGGACAACTCTTTGTCGTTTCTGAAGAGCAAAAACTTGATTGGGCTGACGTTTTCTTCCTCACCACCCTTCCTGTCCAGATGAGGAAGCCTCACTTATTCCCGGAGCTCCCTACTCCTttcaa AGACACCTTGGAGATTTACTCATTGGAACTGAACAACCTAGCCATGGCTATCCTGACACAAATGGAAAATGCTTTAAAAATTGATGCCAAGGAATTGACCGAGTTATTTGAAGATGGAATGCAATCCATGAGGATGAACTATTATCCTCCATGTCCTCAGCCGGAGAAAGTCATCGGCTTTACTCCACATTCGGACGCCTCAGGCCTCACCATCCTCCTGCAAGTCAATGAAATTGAAGGTCTCCAAATCAAGAAGGACGGGATTTGGGTTCCCGTTAAGCCACTTCCTGATGCCTTTATTGTTAACATCGGAGACGCTTTGGAG ATTAAAACAAATGGGACTTATCGTAGCATTGAGCATCGAGCAATTGTAAACTCCGAAAAAGAAAGACTCTCAATCGCGACATTTTGCAACCCGAGATTTGATGGTGAAATTGGACCAGCCTCTAGCTTGATCACGGAACAAACACCTGCTGCATATACAAGAATCGGAGTGCAAGACTACACCAAAGCCTTTTTTGCACGTAAGCTTCAAGGAAAATCTTTTCTTGATGATCTCAAAGTATAA